The proteins below are encoded in one region of Flavobacterium sp. IMCC34852:
- a CDS encoding single-stranded DNA-binding protein — protein MNGTLNKVMLIGHLGDEVKMHYFEGGNCIGRFPLATNEVYINKQTNEKITSTEWHNLVVRNKAAEICEKYLSKGDKIYIEGRIKSRQWQAEDGTTKYTTEIQVTEFTFLTTKKEVDGVKPPQNLEPKPASFEAPNTASPENDLPF, from the coding sequence ATGAACGGGACATTAAATAAAGTTATGCTGATAGGTCACTTAGGTGATGAAGTAAAGATGCACTATTTTGAAGGAGGTAATTGTATTGGTCGTTTTCCTTTGGCCACTAACGAGGTTTACATTAACAAGCAAACCAACGAAAAAATTACCTCTACGGAATGGCACAATTTAGTAGTCAGAAACAAAGCCGCCGAAATTTGTGAAAAATATTTATCCAAAGGCGATAAAATTTACATTGAAGGCAGAATCAAGTCGCGCCAATGGCAAGCTGAAGACGGAACTACAAAATATACCACAGAAATACAGGTTACCGAGTTTACTTTTTTAACCACCAAAAAAGAAGTAGATGGTGTAAAACCACCACAAAATTTAGAGCCAAAACCGGCATCGTTTGAAGCACCAAACACAGCAAGTCCCGAAAATGATTTGCCGTTTTGA
- the mutY gene encoding A/G-specific adenine glycosylase, with translation MNFSKSLILWYLQNKRDLPWRNTVNPYFIWLSEIMLQQTRVAQGLPYFLRFTKAFPTVFDLANATEEEVLKLWQGLGYYSRARNLHKTAQQVAFEFNGEFPRTYAELLKLKGIGEYTAAAIASFSYNESVPVVDGNVYRVLSRYFDVETDIASSGAKKEFTKLAAELLPQGEANLFNQAIMEFGALQCVPKNPDCGNCIFSNSCLALQKKKVASLPVKSKKTKVRTRYFNYLVFLDENTNTLLQKRTQKGIWYNLYEFPLLETEKELTETALLELMQNQPFVTNKVLNIHWYNSETTVHKLTHQHLNINFWKIVVKGKLEKGIDWESAKKMPFPIVIYNFIEKERF, from the coding sequence ATGAATTTCTCTAAATCATTAATCCTTTGGTATTTACAAAACAAACGCGATTTGCCTTGGCGAAATACCGTGAATCCGTACTTTATATGGTTGTCCGAAATCATGTTGCAGCAAACCAGAGTTGCGCAAGGATTGCCTTATTTTTTGCGTTTCACCAAAGCGTTCCCAACAGTTTTTGATTTAGCAAATGCTACCGAAGAAGAAGTGCTGAAACTTTGGCAAGGATTAGGATACTATTCTCGGGCTAGAAATTTACACAAAACAGCCCAACAAGTTGCGTTTGAATTCAACGGAGAATTCCCGAGAACGTATGCCGAATTATTAAAACTAAAAGGCATAGGCGAATATACCGCTGCCGCCATTGCTTCGTTCTCCTATAATGAAAGCGTTCCGGTGGTTGACGGAAATGTGTACCGAGTTTTGTCGCGCTACTTCGACGTGGAAACCGATATTGCTTCATCCGGAGCTAAAAAAGAATTTACCAAACTAGCGGCTGAGTTACTACCTCAAGGCGAAGCCAATTTGTTCAACCAAGCCATCATGGAGTTTGGTGCCTTACAATGTGTGCCGAAAAATCCGGATTGCGGAAATTGTATTTTTAGCAATAGTTGCCTCGCTTTGCAAAAGAAGAAAGTAGCGTCGCTTCCGGTGAAATCGAAAAAAACAAAAGTAAGAACACGCTATTTTAATTACTTAGTTTTTTTGGATGAAAACACCAACACTTTATTGCAAAAACGAACTCAAAAGGGCATTTGGTACAACTTATACGAGTTTCCGTTGTTGGAAACCGAAAAGGAATTGACCGAGACAGCGCTGTTGGAATTGATGCAAAACCAACCATTTGTAACCAATAAAGTGCTCAATATCCATTGGTACAATTCGGAAACCACGGTTCATAAATTGACCCACCAACATTTGAATATCAATTTCTGGAAAATAGTTGTGAAAGGAAAGCTTGAAAAAGGAATTGACTGGGAATCAGCTAAAAAAATGCCGTTTCCGATTGTTATTTATAATTTTATTGAAAAAGAAAGGTTTTGA
- a CDS encoding HU family DNA-binding protein, giving the protein MTHNIKIRKKMTKADIVAKISEKLGLEKGDVQATVEAFMEEVKTSLETGDNVYLRGFGSFIIKTRAEKTGRNISKNTTIKIPAHNIPAFKPAKVFVESVKTNTEVAV; this is encoded by the coding sequence ATTACACATAATATTAAAATACGAAAGAAAATGACGAAAGCAGATATCGTAGCGAAGATTTCAGAAAAATTAGGTCTTGAAAAAGGAGATGTTCAAGCAACAGTGGAAGCATTTATGGAAGAAGTGAAAACTTCATTAGAAACTGGTGACAATGTTTATTTAAGAGGTTTTGGTAGCTTCATCATCAAAACAAGAGCTGAAAAAACAGGAAGAAACATTTCTAAAAATACTACTATCAAAATTCCTGCTCACAACATTCCGGCATTTAAACCTGCTAAAGTATTTGTAGAATCAGTAAAAACCAATACTGAAGTAGCAGTATAA
- a CDS encoding Rne/Rng family ribonuclease: MNKELIIRSGDNAVDFALLKDGKLIELHKQEDTSNFQVGDIFIAKIRKPVAGLNAAFVNVGFEKDAFLHYHDLGPNLASYLKFIKLVSAGKLKDFSLKNFQFEKEIDKDGTISDILSANQSVLVQVVKEPISTKGPRISTELSFAGRFVVLVPFSDRVSISQKIESKEEKDRLKKLVQSIKQRGFGVIVRTVAEGKSIAELEKDLQNLMNRWTAMCKKLPTAHHPSKILGELNKASSILRDVFNDTFTSIQTDDEELYQETKDYLAEIAPEKQKIVKLYQSKDVPLFEKYHIERQIKTSFGRTVSMSKGAYLIIEHTEALHVIDVNSGNRSNKASNQEDTALEVNMIAAAEIARQLRLRDMGGIIVVDFIDMQNPDNRQVLFNFLREEMSDDKAKHKILPPSKFGLVQITRQRVRPEVNIETREENPNNLSGDVDAPIQIIDKINFSLEKIIKDHSGVKLNVHPFVAAYLKKGFPSLRSKWFFEHKKWVKIIPRDAYTYLEYHFFDNQGNEIKE; the protein is encoded by the coding sequence ATGAATAAAGAATTAATCATCCGTAGTGGTGACAATGCTGTAGATTTTGCCTTATTAAAAGATGGAAAACTAATTGAATTACACAAACAGGAAGACACAAGCAACTTTCAGGTTGGTGATATTTTTATCGCCAAAATCAGAAAACCAGTTGCCGGTCTAAATGCTGCTTTTGTAAACGTAGGCTTTGAAAAAGATGCCTTTTTACATTACCACGATTTAGGTCCAAACTTGGCTTCTTATTTGAAATTCATAAAACTTGTAAGCGCAGGTAAACTAAAAGATTTCTCCCTAAAAAACTTCCAGTTTGAGAAAGAGATTGATAAAGATGGCACGATATCAGACATTCTGAGTGCCAATCAATCGGTATTAGTACAAGTAGTCAAAGAACCTATTTCCACCAAAGGACCAAGAATCAGCACCGAGCTGTCATTCGCGGGAAGATTTGTAGTTTTAGTTCCGTTTTCTGACCGCGTTTCTATTTCGCAAAAAATAGAATCCAAAGAAGAAAAAGACCGTTTGAAAAAACTAGTGCAATCCATCAAACAAAGAGGTTTCGGGGTTATTGTGAGAACAGTAGCCGAAGGCAAAAGCATAGCCGAATTAGAAAAAGATTTGCAGAACTTAATGAATAGATGGACTGCAATGTGTAAAAAATTACCAACCGCTCATCATCCGTCCAAGATACTGGGAGAGCTGAACAAAGCGTCTTCCATATTGCGAGATGTATTCAATGATACTTTCACGAGTATTCAAACAGATGATGAAGAGTTGTACCAAGAAACAAAGGACTATTTAGCCGAAATAGCGCCCGAGAAACAAAAAATAGTGAAGCTTTACCAGTCGAAAGACGTGCCATTGTTTGAGAAATACCATATTGAGCGACAAATCAAAACTTCATTTGGGCGCACGGTATCCATGAGTAAAGGAGCTTATTTAATTATAGAACACACCGAAGCTTTACACGTTATCGACGTGAACAGCGGCAACCGTTCTAACAAAGCTTCTAACCAAGAAGATACCGCACTCGAAGTGAATATGATTGCCGCTGCCGAAATCGCCAGACAATTGCGTCTGCGAGACATGGGTGGTATTATTGTAGTCGATTTTATCGATATGCAAAATCCGGACAATCGCCAAGTGTTGTTCAACTTCCTTAGAGAAGAAATGAGCGACGACAAAGCCAAACACAAGATCTTACCGCCGAGTAAATTCGGATTAGTCCAAATCACTCGCCAACGCGTAAGACCTGAAGTAAATATAGAGACCCGAGAAGAAAATCCGAACAATTTGAGCGGTGATGTAGATGCACCCATCCAAATTATCGATAAGATTAATTTCTCCCTCGAAAAAATTATCAAAGACCACAGCGGTGTGAAACTTAACGTTCACCCATTCGTGGCAGCATACCTTAAAAAAGGTTTTCCATCATTACGTTCAAAATGGTTTTTTGAACATAAAAAGTGGGTGAAAATCATACCTCGTGACGCTTACACGTATTTAGAATACCATTTCTTTGACAACCAAGGAAATGAAATTAAAGAATAA
- the tnpA gene encoding IS200/IS605 family transposase, with translation MANTYTQIHIQFVFAVKYRDGLIHLSFKDELYQYMAGIIKHHKHKLLVINGMPDHIHILVGMRPTQSLSDLMQDIKGSSSKWINERKFLKVKFEWQEGYGAFSYSKSQVNNVINYIKSQEQHHAKKCFRQEYLEFLELFEVVYDERYIFKDPI, from the coding sequence ATGGCCAACACATACACCCAAATTCATATCCAATTTGTTTTCGCTGTAAAATACCGCGACGGATTAATTCATTTATCTTTTAAAGACGAATTATACCAATATATGGCCGGAATAATCAAGCATCACAAACACAAATTACTAGTAATTAACGGAATGCCCGATCACATCCACATATTGGTTGGGATGCGACCAACACAATCGCTGTCGGATTTAATGCAAGATATTAAAGGAAGCTCATCAAAATGGATTAATGAGAGAAAGTTTCTCAAAGTAAAATTTGAATGGCAAGAAGGTTATGGTGCGTTCTCTTATTCTAAATCTCAGGTTAATAATGTGATTAATTATATTAAAAGCCAAGAACAGCATCATGCCAAAAAGTGTTTTAGACAGGAATATTTAGAGTTTTTAGAATTGTTTGAGGTTGTGTATGATGAGCGTTATATTTTTAAAGATCCAATTTGA
- the pbpC gene encoding penicillin-binding protein 1C, whose protein sequence is MKTKLKALLKRFTTYIKSNPKKSAVFFILLLVYYFSLPRVLFEEPYATVIESSDGELLAAKIARDGQWRFPAQDSVPDKFKKCIVYFEDEHFYHHPGFNPVAMVKAFQQNRSAGKVVRGGSTLTQQVIRLSRKNKKRTYFEKGIEMILATRLEFRHSKEKILELYAAHAPYGGNVVGLEMASWRYFGVQSYQLSWAESATLAVLPNAPSLIYPGKNQIKLLRKRNTLLLKLYNEKIIDKLTYELAVKEPLPQKPYNLPQIAPHLLQRIAKTDEGKRIKTTVDISLQNRVNQIALQYYNQYKQNEVHNLAIMVIDIQNRNVISYVGNSPTDKDHDKDVDIIGAPRSTGSILKPLLFASMLDEGELLPNTLVADIPTQISGYTPQNFNLTFDGAVPAQRALSRSLNIPSVLMLQEHGVHNFYELTQKLKLKNINQHPDHYGLSLILGGAESNLWDLCRAYANMSSTINYFNQSSGKYRTQEFTELNYVNGFEQDYGEDSFQKNIFGAGSIYLTYNAMKEVNRPEGDEAWKFYDSSLELAWKTGTSFGNRDAWAIGTNSRYVVGVWVGNANGEGRPELTGVGSAAPILFDVFNLLPKKKWFQPPLNDLEYAEVCSLSGHLAQDDCPKTKQLITRRGKKTTVCPYHKLVHLDVTQQFRVNSSCEDVDKIVSKKWFVLPPVMEWYYKSLHIDYQPLPPFREDCKQDQKAAMDFIYPKTNSKIYLAKDFNSNVQPVILKVAHSNREAKLFWYVDNEYKGTTQTFHEMQITAETGIHYITVADEFGNEIKRRVEIIKD, encoded by the coding sequence GTGAAAACCAAACTAAAAGCGTTACTGAAACGCTTCACAACTTACATCAAAAGCAATCCAAAGAAATCGGCGGTATTTTTTATACTGTTGTTGGTCTATTACTTTTCATTGCCAAGGGTTTTATTCGAAGAACCTTATGCTACCGTCATCGAAAGCAGTGACGGCGAATTGCTGGCGGCCAAAATCGCCCGTGATGGGCAATGGCGTTTTCCGGCACAAGACAGTGTTCCTGATAAGTTTAAAAAATGTATCGTGTATTTTGAAGACGAACATTTTTATCATCATCCGGGATTCAATCCTGTGGCGATGGTGAAAGCCTTTCAGCAAAACAGAAGCGCAGGGAAAGTCGTTCGCGGCGGTAGTACGTTGACCCAACAAGTCATTCGATTGTCGCGCAAAAACAAAAAGCGAACGTATTTCGAAAAAGGAATCGAAATGATATTGGCCACAAGATTAGAGTTCCGTCATTCGAAAGAAAAAATACTCGAATTGTATGCCGCTCATGCGCCTTATGGTGGTAATGTGGTTGGATTGGAAATGGCTTCTTGGCGGTATTTCGGAGTGCAATCGTATCAATTGTCTTGGGCAGAAAGCGCGACTTTAGCCGTATTACCCAATGCGCCGAGTTTGATTTATCCCGGCAAAAACCAAATTAAGTTGCTGCGAAAACGCAATACGTTGTTGCTCAAACTCTACAACGAAAAAATCATCGACAAGCTGACTTACGAATTGGCGGTTAAAGAACCGTTGCCGCAAAAACCGTATAATTTGCCGCAGATTGCGCCTCATTTGCTACAAAGAATCGCGAAGACCGACGAAGGCAAACGCATCAAAACCACCGTCGATATTTCGTTGCAAAACCGCGTGAACCAAATCGCGCTTCAGTATTACAACCAGTACAAACAAAACGAAGTACACAACTTGGCGATTATGGTCATTGATATTCAAAACCGCAATGTGATTAGTTATGTCGGCAATTCACCCACAGACAAAGACCACGACAAAGATGTAGATATCATAGGCGCTCCGCGAAGTACGGGTAGTATTTTGAAACCGTTGCTATTTGCCTCCATGCTCGATGAAGGCGAATTGTTGCCCAATACCTTGGTGGCCGATATTCCCACGCAAATTTCGGGCTATACACCACAGAATTTTAACCTAACGTTTGACGGAGCTGTTCCGGCGCAAAGAGCTTTATCGCGTTCGTTGAACATTCCATCCGTGTTGATGTTGCAGGAACATGGCGTGCATAATTTTTATGAATTGACCCAGAAATTAAAACTCAAAAACATTAACCAACATCCGGACCATTACGGATTGTCATTGATTTTGGGAGGCGCCGAAAGCAATTTGTGGGATTTGTGTCGCGCCTATGCGAATATGTCTTCCACGATTAATTATTTCAATCAATCGAGCGGAAAATACCGAACCCAAGAATTTACCGAGTTGAATTATGTCAACGGTTTCGAACAAGATTATGGCGAAGACAGTTTTCAGAAAAACATCTTTGGCGCAGGTTCGATTTATTTGACGTATAATGCGATGAAGGAAGTCAACCGACCGGAAGGCGACGAAGCTTGGAAGTTTTACGATTCGTCATTAGAACTCGCTTGGAAAACCGGAACCAGTTTCGGGAACCGCGATGCTTGGGCAATTGGAACGAATTCTCGTTACGTAGTTGGCGTATGGGTTGGCAATGCCAATGGTGAAGGCAGACCTGAATTGACCGGAGTGGGAAGTGCTGCACCGATATTGTTTGATGTCTTTAATTTGTTGCCCAAAAAGAAATGGTTCCAACCGCCGTTGAATGATTTGGAATATGCTGAGGTTTGTTCGCTAAGCGGTCATTTAGCCCAAGACGATTGCCCGAAAACCAAGCAATTAATCACGAGAAGAGGCAAGAAAACAACCGTTTGCCCGTATCACAAATTGGTGCATTTGGATGTTACACAACAATTCAGAGTGAACAGCAGTTGCGAAGATGTGGATAAAATTGTTTCCAAAAAATGGTTTGTGTTGCCGCCGGTGATGGAATGGTATTACAAGAGTTTGCATATTGATTACCAACCGTTGCCACCATTTCGGGAAGATTGTAAGCAAGACCAAAAAGCCGCCATGGATTTTATTTATCCCAAAACCAACAGTAAGATTTATTTGGCCAAGGATTTCAACAGTAATGTGCAGCCCGTGATTTTAAAGGTGGCGCATTCCAACCGAGAAGCCAAGTTGTTTTGGTACGTAGACAACGAATACAAAGGCACGACGCAAACGTTTCATGAAATGCAAATTACTGCCGAAACCGGGATTCATTATATTACGGTGGCGGATGAATTTGGGAATGAGATTAAGAGACGGGTGGAGATTATTAAGGATTAA